A stretch of Hypomesus transpacificus isolate Combined female chromosome 7, fHypTra1, whole genome shotgun sequence DNA encodes these proteins:
- the cd36 gene encoding platelet glycoprotein 4, producing the protein MGCCCDRRCGLISGAVFGALVAVLGGILIPLGNNVIKDTVEKEAVIEPGTTAYDNWVSAGAVVYRQFWLFDVKNPLEVLEHGAKPVVMERGPYAYKTRYLAKENITAFPNHTVSYLLPAGAIFDPSMSVGPEEDMVTTLNLAVAGAYTLIPKPFHLVLETLIKNNNASLFQRRSVKDLLWGYTDPILKGTVGIFAPYNDTYDGPYNIFTGKDDISKVSTIDMFQGMKTVPYWNDKYCNMINGTDASSFSPFLDKKKPLFFFVSDICRSVSAQYESSQDLKGIQVYRYTLNEKTLAAPSINPDNQCYCKDILSTKNCTVGGVLGVGACRDGTPVYISLPHFLYGTPSLTEDVLGLSPSIEHHFTYLDVEPTTGFTLRFAKRLQVNMMYGPSKVITVLKKVKDYTIFPLVWLNETASLDDETADIFKKELLSRVQLLDMVQKSLIGIGTAIFVLCTVGYCIIRRNNSKFV; encoded by the exons ATGGGCTGCTGCTGTGACAGGAGGTGCGGGCTGATCTCGGGAGCTGTGTTTGGGGCGTTGGTGGCTGTACTTGGAGGCATCCTTATCCCCCTAGGAAACAATGTCATTAAGGACACAGTGGAGAAG GAGGCTGTCATCGAGCCTGGCACAACAGCCTATGACAACTGGGTGTCCGCTGGGGCAGTGGTGTATCGACAGTTCTGGTTGTTTGACGTGAAGAACCCCCTGGAGGTGCTTGAGCATGGAGCCAAGCCTGTGGTCATGGAGAGGGGACCCTATGCGTACAA GACCAGGTACTTGGCAAAAGAGAACATAACAGCCTTTCCCAACCACACTGTGTCCTACTTGCTGCCAGCGGGGGCCATCTTTGATCCCTCAATGTCTGTGGGACCAGAGGAGGACATGGTCACTACCCTCAACTTGGCTGTGGCT ggtgcGTACACACTGATTCCTAAGCCGTTTCACCTGGTTTTGGAAACGCTCATCAAGAACAACAACGCCTCTCTCTTCCAGCGCCGCTCAGTCAAGGACCTTCTCTGGGGTTACACCGACCCCATCCTTAAGGGAACTGTGGGCATTTTTGCCCCA TACAACGATACCTATGATGGACCCTACAATATCTTCACAGGGAAGGACGATATCTCCAAAGTCTCCACCATTGACATGTTTCAGGGTATGAA GACCGTGCCTTACTGGAATGACAAATACTGCAACATGATCAATGGCACAG ATGCATCCTCGTTTTCTCCGTTTCTGGACAAGAAGAAGCCTTTGTTCTTCTTTGTCTCAGACATCTGCAG GTCTGTGTCTGCCCAGTATGAGTCCAGCCAGGACCTAAAGGGGATCCAGGTGTACCGCTACACTCTGAATGAGAAGACTCTAGCTGCCCCCTCCATCAACCCTGACAACCAGTGTTACTGCAAGGACATTCTGTCCACCAAAAACTGCACCGTAGGAGGAGTCCTTGGCGTCGGTGCATGCCGTGACG GAACTCCGGTCTACATCTCTCTACCCCATTTCCTGTACGGCACTCCTAGCCTGACAGAGGATGTACTGGGCCTGAGTCCTTCCATAGAGCACCACTTCACATACCTGGATGTAGAGCCA ACCACAGGCTTCACTCTGAGGTTTGCCAAGAGGCTTCAGGTCAACATGATGTATGGACCCTCAAAGGTTATCAC TGTGTTGAAAAAAGTGAAGGATTACACCATATTCCCTTTAGTTTGGTTAAATGAG aCTGCATCGCTCGATGATGAGACCGCAGACATCTTTAAGAAAGAGCTGCTGTCCCGTGTCCAGCTGCTGGACATGGTGCAGAAATCTCTGATAGGCATAGGGACAGCCATATTTGTTCTCTGTACGGTGGGGTACTGTATAATAAGACGAAACAACAGCAAATTTGTGTGA